A genome region from Maniola jurtina chromosome 22, ilManJurt1.1, whole genome shotgun sequence includes the following:
- the LOC123876610 gene encoding spondin-2-like, translating to MYIKLLLLLATVSFTSALPGVCDHTPRQAKVLTPSENKGYYRITIDTKNSSIYGLGQTYVIILESIERQRPFRWFMITVEDASLDNNTFDFEHRSIDVGSLKTLDTNSQARYSERCYNTVENSDNSEKFRVEIHWVSPKENLRNREQTVRLRAMVAENEEIWYTGDDLTLVLKKDDSKPLDQLPTTPMEYCGLCSEARYEVIFRGQWSRMLHPQQYPSKPDENEYSNLIGASHAFGFTLWQPGDNASPGLKMLAETASVAELEREIISAMSTENGTRTLIRGKRRRHPFMSEPSDSIFRVDRIHHMVSVVIAIKPSPDWFLGVTRFELCTKLGWLEESTIPLYPWDAGVRDGISYESPTSITTPVDAVSRVAFGSFDQQSPFYQMNLNDLKPFAYLHVKRLEVYPLKDNCEEEEGTNIEGDQEQEDQAENLEELIEAPLLQSLKVRTRIDCRISEWTEWSQCVPDVDACGPGTQIRTRDLVKRNLYSQVDVEASPEVCRQSYNGGLTEFQECFVNCV from the exons AT GTACATAAAGCTCTTATTATTGCTGGCCACCGTATCTTTTACATCGGCACTGCCAGGGGTGTGTGACCATACTCCGCGCCAAGCGAAAGTGTTGACGCCGAGCGAAAATAAGGGCTATTACCGTATTACGATCGATACAAAGAACTCGAGCATTTATGGACTGGGCCAGACCTATGTCA TAATTTTGGAATCCATCGAGCGACAACGGCCGTTCAGATGGTTCATGATCACGGTGGAGGATGCATCTTTAGACAACAACACCTTCGACTTTGAGCATCGGTCAATTGACGTGGGTAGCCTTAAGACCCTGGACACCAACAGTCAGGCCAGATATAGTGAGAGGTGTTACAACACTGTTGAAAATTCCGATAACTCTGAAAAATTTCGAGTGGAG ATACACTGGGTTTCTCCAAAAGAAAATCTTCGTAACAGAGAGCAGACCGTTCGTCTCCGTGCGATGGTGGCTGAGAATGAGGAAATATGGTACACTGGAGACGACTTAACGTTAGTGCTGAAGAAGGATGATAGCAAACCATTAGATCAATTGCCGACAACGCCGATGGAGTACTGCGGCTTGTGCAGTGAAGCTCGATACGAG GTTATATTCAGAGGTCAATGGTCGAGAATGCTACACCCTCAACAATATCCGAGCAAGCCTGATGAAAACGAGTACAGCAATTTAATTGGCGCTTCCCACGCTTTTGGTTTTACTCTGTGGCAGCCAGGTGACAACGCAAGTCCTGGTTTGAAGATGTTAGCTGAAACAGCTAGCGTAGCAGAATTGGAGAGAGAAATTATTAGTGCG ATGTCAACAGAAAATGGTACACGGACGCTTATAAGAGGTAAAAGACGTCGTCACCCGTTCATGTCGGAGCCATCAGACTCAATTTTCAGAGTTGATAGAATTCACCACATGGTCTCAGTGGTCATAGCCATAAAGCCGTCTCCAGATTGGTTCTTGGGTGTCACGAGATTTGAGCTTTGTACGAAACTGGGTTGGCTGGAAGAAAGTACGATACCGTTGTATCCATGGGACGCAGGAGTAAGGGATGGTATATCATATGAG TCGCCAACTTCAATTACAACCCCAGTCGATGCGGTGAGCAGAGTGGCGTTTGGCTCATTTGACCAGCAGTCGCCATTTTATCAGATGAACCTAAACGACTTGAAGCCGTTCGCCTATCTCCACGTGAAAAGACTTGAGGTTTATCCGTTGAAAGATAATTGTGAGGAAG AGGAGGGTACAAATATTGAGGGCGATCAGGAACAAGAGGACCAAGCTGAAAACCTCGA AGAACTCATTGAAGCGCCACTTCTGCAGTCATTGAAAGTCAGAACCAGGATTGATTGTAGAATCAGTGAATGGACCGAATGGTCACAATGTGTGCCAGACGTTGATGCTTGTGGACCCGGCACTCAAATCAGGACTAGGGACTTGGTAAAGAGA